GCGTACGCCGCTGCGACCGTCACGCCGAGGACCAGCGCGCGCAGGTTGAGGCGACGCGCCTTGATGGTCAGGTAGATCCACGCGGCGGCCAGTCCGGCGGCGTACACGGGCAGTGCGGTGGCCTTGCTGACCGAGAGGACGCTGATCAGGATGCCGGCGACCAGGAACAACCCGGCGAGCTGCTTGCGGGTCTGGCCCGGCGGGCGTCGCAGGAGCTGAGCGGTGACGGCGATCAGCGGCAGCATCAGCACGGTGGAGAAGGCCTGGGTGGTGCTGATCATCTGCCCCATCGACAGCGGGCTGTCGTGGTACAGGGTGTGGGTGACCGTCCAGCCCCACGGTCCGAGGTCTCCGGCGAGCACAGCGAGTCCGGCGGCGATCGGAGCCGCGACTGCCCGGCCGGTGAGGACCATGCCGACGGCGGCGGCGCCCAGCGTCGTCAGCAGCAGGAACGCGAAGGGGACCACCCGCTGGGTCAGGACGTCGAGCTCGATGCCGGTGATCCAGTGCGCCGACGCGATGTGGTTGAAGGCCATCCAGTGGTACGTCAGCGGCTCTCCGGCGACGTACGGGACCTGCGGCGGGAAGTGGTGGGTCAGCTCGGCAGCCAGCGACAGCTGGAACGGTGAGTCCGAGTTGGGGCGCAGGGCCGCCGGTCCGTCGAGCGGGATGAGCCGGGAGCCGACCCGGACGAACCAGGCCGCGACGATCCCGGCGACGACCATCACGCCGGCCACTGACCACCAGGGGGTCGGCTTGGTGGAGCGCGTCCGGCCGGGCAGGGCCAGGAAGAGTCCGAGCGCCAGCGCTGGCATCACCAGCGCTGCCAGCGGGATGTCGAGCCAGCGGCCGAGCGGGTAGATCAGGACCTCGCAGGCCAGGCCGAACGTCGTACCGAGCACCGCGTCGACCGCGAACCAGCCGGAGCCGCCGGTGAGGCGTCGCCAGAACATCGTCCCCGGTATGACGAGCACGAGGAGGAAGTAGCTGAGGTACGCCGCCGCGACCCACGGCTGGTGCGCCTGCAGCCCGACGAACCAGCCCAGCGGCAGCACCGGCACACTCGCCAGCGCCGCCACCGACATCGCCCGGCCCGGTCGGCTCACCCGTACTCCCTCCGCTGTTCCTGCACACGGAGAGAGACCCGTGGGCGACCAAAAGTTCTCCCCCAACGGTAGTCGGCCCCGAAACGTCATCGTCGAGCTGTTTACCCGGTCAGACAGGGTGCTTACCCTGAGTGAAGACCTGTGACAGGGAGGCACCATGCCCGCTCAGCACATCGCCGGCTTCCCCGTAGAAGAGATCCTGCTCGCCGCCACCGCCGCGGCAGCCCCACTCATTGCCTTGATCGGCTGGGAGATCAAGGACAGAGTTCGCAGGCTGCGGGCCGTCGTGCGACGTGACAAGTGAGATCAGCCACCGCCGGGTCCCCGCGAATCGTCTTCCGCCGGGAGAGGCGGCTAGAGTCTTGGCCTATGAGTGAGTTGACGCGCGCCCAGATCCGGGACCTGATGGGCGAGGTGATGAAGGCGCAGGGCAAGGAGCTGCCGGGCGACGACAGCGCCGATCTGCGGGAGATCGGCTTCCGTTCCCTGGACTTCTCCGAGCTGGCCCTGCGGGTCGAGGACGAGATCGGCGACGAGCTGAACTTCGATGCTCCCGGACTGCGGCAGATCGCCAAGGTCGGCGACGTCCTGGACTTCATCGAGCAGCTCCAGTCGGCGTGACCGCGCAGCGTCGCAGCACCGCTCTGATCGGCGACGACAACACGGTCGTCGTCGGCGGGAAGAAGCTGACCTGGCGGACCCTGCACAAGCTGCCCCAGCTGCCGTCGCCGGCCGCGGTCCTGGTCGACAACGGCGCGGACGCGCTGGCCGCCGTACGGCATCACGCGGTGCACGGCACCGAGCTGCTGGTGGCGACGTCGTCGCGGGTCGACCTGGCGATGCGCGAGGAACTCGGCGAGTCCGGCTTCGCGGTCGTGATCGCCAATGGCGACGAGCACTCGGTCACCCCCACCCGGCTGAAGCGGGTCGAGGAGTCGGGCCGGGTCTGGCTGCTCACCTCCGGTTCGACCGGCCGCCCGAAGCGGATCGGCCACACGCTGGAGTCGCTGACCACCGTCCGCGGCAAGCAGCAGCCGCGCACCTGGCTGGTCCCGTACTCGCCGGGCACGTACGCGTGGTGGCAGGTGATCACCATCTCGCTGACCCAGGCCGACCAGGGCCTGGTCGTGATCGAGCCGTCCGAGCTGGAGACCTGGCCGCAGATCGCCGCCGAGTACGGCGTCACCGCCGCGTCCGGTACGCCGACGTTCTGGCGGCAGACGATCTTCCGTGACTCCGAGGCGCTGTCCAAGGTCCCGCTCGAGCAGATCACGCTCGGCGGCGAGCCGGTGGACCAGGCGATCCTCGACCAGCTGGCCGAGCTCTTCCCGAACGCGCGGATCTCCTGGATCTACGCCTCGTCCGAGGTCGGTGCCTCGATCGTCGTGCACGACGGCAAGGCCGGCTTCCCGAAGGCCTGGCTGGACCGCGACCCCGACCCGGAGTCCGAGCGCCCGGTGCTGTCGGTCGACGGCGACGAGCTGGTGATCGCCTCCCCGCACCACGGCGCGGGTCTCGAGGGCGCGCACCGGACCGGCGACCGGGTCGAGTTCGTCGACGAGCGGGTGCTGATCACCGGCCGGCTGGACACCGACGAGATCAACGTCGGCGGGTCCAAGGTGTCCGCGGGCCTGGTCCGCAACGTGCTGATGGCCCACCCGGCCGTCGCCTGGGCCCGGGTGTTCGCCCGCAAGGCCCCGCTGGTCGGCCGGATGGTCGCCGCCGAGGTCGTGCTGAACCCCGACCTCGGACCGGTCACCGACGCCGACCTCGTGCAGTGGTGCACGAACAGGCTGCCGGACTACGGCGTACCGCGCCGGATCCGCTTCCTGGCCGAGATTCCCCAGAAGGAGACCCTGAAAAGCGATGTCTGATGTCACTCTGGTTCCGCCGTCGACCGTCGTGCTGGTGTCCGGCGGCTCCCGCGGCCTCGGCCTGGCCATCGTCAACGGGCTGATCGACGCGGGCGTGAAGGTCGCGGCGTTCGCCCGGTCGGTGACGCCGGAGATCGCCGCGCTGGCCGAGAAGTACCCCGACCAGGTGCACGCCGGTGCCGTCGACCTGAACGACGAAAAGGCGACCCAGGCGTTCGTCAAGGAGGTCGAGGCCAAGCTCGGCCCGATCGACGGCCTGGTGAACAACGCCGCGATCGGCCAGGACTCGCTGCACGTGCACACCTCGGCGGACCAGATCGCGCAGATCATCCAGACCAACCTGACCGCCCCGCTGGTGCTGACCCGCTACGTGCTGCGCCGGATGATGGCCAAGGGCCTCAAGGGCCGGGTCGTCAACATCACCTCGATCTGCGGTCAGCGCGGTTTCCCCGGCCTGGTCGCCTACTCGGCCACCAAGGGCGGCATGGACTCGGCCACCCGCTCGATGGCCCGTGAGCTCGGCGGCCGCGTGCTGGTGAACTCGGTCGCTCCCGGCTTCTTCGCCTCGGACATGTCCGCGGTGCTCGGCCAGACCCAGCTCGACCAGATCGTCCGGCGGACGCCGACCGGTCACCTGACCGAGCCGGACGAGGTCGTCCCGGTGGTCCGGATGCTGCTGCTGGAGAACACGAACATCAACGGCCAGGCGATCGTCATCGACGGTGCCGCCGGTATCTGACGGTCCCGACGGCGGCGAGCGTCCGCGCGTCCGTCAGTTGCTCGACCAGGCCGAGTCGCACCTGCGGGTCGGCTCGGTCGACGACGTGCGGGATGCACTGACCCGCTCGCACCTGCCCGACTTCCGCTGCGTCGGCTGGTACGGCGTACCGCCGGCCGGCTGGTCGGTGGTCGTCGATGCCGAGTACGCCGACCAGGTGATCCCGGCGCCGCTGGCGAAGCGGTTCGGGACCGACCGGTTCTGGGAGCGCTGGACCCGGTCGGAGTGCCTGTGCAAGCTCGCCGACGTACCGATGCTGGCCTGGTGGCCGCAGCACGGGCTCGACGTACCGGCCGACTTCGCCGGCCAGTGGCGGACGCTGGAGGTCGGGCCACTGATCGTGTCAGTGGCCCTCGCTCCGTCGAGCGGTCACGCGCCGAGCCTGGCTCCGTCGGTCAGGCCGGCTTGATGTTGGAGTTGCGATGGAAGACGTTGCCCGGGTCGTACTCGGCCTTGATCCGGGCCAGCCGCTCGTACTTCTCGCCGTACAGCGTGCTGCTGTCGAGGCCGTCCTGACCCAGCGCGTTGACGTAGCCCTCGCCGGCGATGACGTGCGGCTGCAGGGCTGACCAGAACGTCCTGACCCACTCGCGCTCGGCCGGGAACTGCGCCGGGGTCCGGCCCGCGCCGACGATGAAGGTCGCGTACCTCGGTGAGCGTCCTCCCGCGAACGCGGTGGCGTTCTCGGGGACCTCGGAGTAGGCCTCGTCCAAGCGGTAGAACAGGTTGACCGAGAGCGGCGACTGCTTGCGGTCCAGATGCTCGACCAGTACGGCGATCGCGTCGTCGGTCAGGTCCTCCAGGTACGACGTCTTCTCGTAGACGTGGTGGCCCCAGGCGTTCGCCTCGTCCAGCGACTGCTGGAGTGCGACGTACGGCATCGGGGTCGCGACCTCGAACAGCGGCGGCAGCGCCGCCCGCAGCCGGTCGAGCACCTCCGCGTGCCCCTCGGGCGAGCCGAAGCCGGTGACGACCAGGGCGTACCCGGTCCGGAAGTGGTGCTCCTCGGGCACGAACGGCAACGGCGGCGCGCTCAGCCCGGCGATCACCACGTTGAAGTCGCGGGACAGCCCCGGGATCACCTCGCGCGCCAGCCGCAGAACTTCGGTGCCTTGGGCAACATCCCAGAACATCAGGCCGTACTGGATCAGCGGGCCCACGGCGTACAGGGAGAACTCGAACTCGGTGACGACACCGAAGTTGCCTCCCCCGCCCCGCACCGCCCAGAACAGGTCCGGGTTCTCGTCCGCGGCCGCCCGCAGCACCCGGCCGTCGGCGGTGACGAGCTGGACCGCGACGAGGTTGTCGATGCTCAGCCCGCCGATCCGCGTCAGCCAGCCCATCCCGCCGCCGAGCGTGAGCCCGCCGACGCCGGTGTGGCTGATCATCCCCGCCGGTACGGCGAGCCCGTGCTCCTGCGTCGCCGCGTCCAGATCCGCCAGCAGCGCACCACCGCCGACCGTCGCCCGCCGGGCCTCCGGATCGACGGAGACCTGGTTGATCAGGCTGAGATCGATCACCAGGCCGTCGTCGACCACCGCGCCGCCGGCGACGTTGTGCGCGCCCCCACGCACCGACACCTCGAGCCCGTTGTCCACCGCGAACGCCAGCGCGGCCCGTACGTCGTCGACGCCCGAGCACCGCACCACCACGCCCGGCCGCCGGTCGATCCCCGCGTTCCACACCCGCCGCGCGTCGTCGTACCCGTCGTCACCCGGCGTGAACACCGGTCCACCGACGGCGGCTCTCAGGTCGCCGATTCCCCGCTCCGCAGTCTGAGTCATCCTGCACCTCCCCGATTTTGATGGCCGTTACTCTACGTGGCCTCCACCGGCTCCACGAGGCTTCGAAGGGCAGCTCTTCAGGCACGACCCCGATCCGCGATAGGAACGGGTCCATGAGATTCGGGATGATCCTTCCGGGTGGCACCGCCCCCGAGCAGCTCGAGCAGGCCGTTCTCGCGGAGGAGTCCGGCTGGGACGGCGTCTTCGTCTGGGAGGCGGCGTACGGCGTCGACGCCTGGGGACTGCTGAGCGCGATCGCGGCGCGGACCAGCCGGATCAAGCTCGGCACGATGCTCACCCCGCTCCCGTGGCGGCGGCCGTGGAAGGTGGCCAGTCAGGTCGCCACGCTCGACCAGCTGTCGAACGGCCGGGCGATCCTGGCGGTCGGCCTCGGCGCGGTCGAGACGGACCTGCCGTCGACCGGCGAGGAGCTCGACCTGCGGACCCGGGCCTCGATGATGGACGAGGGCATCGACCTGATCCGCACGCTCTGGGACGGTGGTCAGGTCTACCAGGGGGAGCACTACACGTACGAGTCCGTCCGGGACGACCTGACCGTGGTGGGCCGACCGGTCCAGGAGCGGATCCCGATCTGGGTGGTCGGTGCGTGGCCGCGGCCCAAGTCGATGCGTCGCGTGCTGCGCTGCGACGGCGTACTCCCGCAGTACGCCGGGGAGGCGGGTCCGGCCGAGCTGGCCGCGGTGCGTGGCTGGCTGAGTGAGCGCGGCGCCCGGCCGGAGCTCGACGTGGTGGCGGAGGGGGAGACCGACCCCTCCACGGCCGCAGCTGAGGTGAGGCCCTGGGCCGATGCCGGTGCGACGTGGTGGCTGGAGACCCGCTGGGACATGCCTCATCACTCGCCGGAGCGGATGGAGCAGGTCCGGCGCCGCCTGGCCGCTGGGCCTCCACAGATCTGAGGCTGTCAGGAGGACCTGACAGACTGGAGAGTGTGAGTGAAGCGGAAGTACTGCAGGTCCTGCAGCGAGCGACGGTCGCCGTGCAGCCTGAGCTGCACCTTCCCGACCTCGGTCGGTACGACGAGCAGGACCAGGCGCTGGTCGACCGGGTCGTGGGCAAGTACCTGACCGACCTGCTGCGGACGAGCTGGGAGCGCGGCTGGACGCCGATGGACGTCGTACAGCATGCGCGGCGTCGGCTGGAGCCGGGCGTCGAACCGCTGCTGGCCGCGGTGATCGGCGCGGAGCACCGGGCGTACAAGCCGAGCACGATCGACTCGCGCTGGTCCGATCAGCTGGCCGACCTGGGGCTTCAGCACCCGTTCGACGACCTCGACCTGACGAGCTGGTCGGCCGAGCGGCGGATCGGGCGTTACCTGACTCTCGACCTGACGCTCCAGCTGGCCGGCTTCCTGTACCGGTTGCAGGCGATGGCCCGCCTGTCCCCACTGCCCGGCACGGCCCAGCCGAAGACGGCCCACCGCACGCAGCAGTCGGGGACCGATCGCAAGATGCTGGCCCGCGTCCGGGCCCTGCTCGCGAAGGCGGAGGCGACCGAGTTCCCCGACGAGGCAGAGGCGTTGTCGGGCAAGGCGCAGGAACTGATGGCGAAGTTCTCCCTCGACCACGCGTTGCTGGACGCCGGTCCCGATCTCGAGCTGCCCGACGACTCCGGCGCGCGCCGGATCTGGGTCGAAACCCCTTACGTGACAGCGAAAGCGCAGCTCGTCGGGGTCGTTGCGGACGCCAACGGCTGCCGGACCGTGACGCAGGACCAGCTCGCCGTCGTCACGATCGTCGGCGCTGATCTCGACCTGCAACTGACCGAGCTGCTGGCGACGTCCCTGCTGGTCCAGGCCAATCGCGCAATGCTTGCCTCGGGCAAGCACTACGGCATCCGCGGCGAGTCCCGGACCCGGTCGTTCCGGCAGTCCTTCCTGATGGCCTACGCGCAGCGGATCGGTGAACGCCTGCAGGCGACCGCCGAGAAGGCGCGCTCCGCGGTCCCGGAGGCCGACCAGGACCGGCTCCTCCCGGTCCTGAGCCGCCGGGAGGAGCAGGTCGACGCCCTCTTCACCAAGCTGTTCCCCGAGACCGTCACCCGCCGGACCAGGATCACCAACGGCGCCGGCTGGCACGCCGGCCTCAGCGCCGCCGACCTCGCCCAGCTCGACACCCACCGCCCGGTCACCCGCTAATCTGAGTTCGCGGACGATCTGCTTCCGGGACACGGGGGATGGGATGGACGACGACGCGAGCCCGACCGCGAAGGCGCTGCTGGCGCTCGAGCTGATCCAGAACAGCCCGGGCATCACCGGCGACCGTCTCGGCCGCCGGCTCGGCGTGACCGATCGCGCCGCCCGCCGGTACGTCGGGATCCTGCGCGAGGCGGGCATCCCGATCGAGTC
The Kribbella italica DNA segment above includes these coding regions:
- a CDS encoding LLM class flavin-dependent oxidoreductase translates to MRFGMILPGGTAPEQLEQAVLAEESGWDGVFVWEAAYGVDAWGLLSAIAARTSRIKLGTMLTPLPWRRPWKVASQVATLDQLSNGRAILAVGLGAVETDLPSTGEELDLRTRASMMDEGIDLIRTLWDGGQVYQGEHYTYESVRDDLTVVGRPVQERIPIWVVGAWPRPKSMRRVLRCDGVLPQYAGEAGPAELAAVRGWLSERGARPELDVVAEGETDPSTAAAEVRPWADAGATWWLETRWDMPHHSPERMEQVRRRLAAGPPQI
- a CDS encoding SDR family NAD(P)-dependent oxidoreductase, giving the protein MSDVTLVPPSTVVLVSGGSRGLGLAIVNGLIDAGVKVAAFARSVTPEIAALAEKYPDQVHAGAVDLNDEKATQAFVKEVEAKLGPIDGLVNNAAIGQDSLHVHTSADQIAQIIQTNLTAPLVLTRYVLRRMMAKGLKGRVVNITSICGQRGFPGLVAYSATKGGMDSATRSMARELGGRVLVNSVAPGFFASDMSAVLGQTQLDQIVRRTPTGHLTEPDEVVPVVRMLLLENTNINGQAIVIDGAAGI
- a CDS encoding FAD-binding oxidoreductase, whose protein sequence is MTQTAERGIGDLRAAVGGPVFTPGDDGYDDARRVWNAGIDRRPGVVVRCSGVDDVRAALAFAVDNGLEVSVRGGAHNVAGGAVVDDGLVIDLSLINQVSVDPEARRATVGGGALLADLDAATQEHGLAVPAGMISHTGVGGLTLGGGMGWLTRIGGLSIDNLVAVQLVTADGRVLRAAADENPDLFWAVRGGGGNFGVVTEFEFSLYAVGPLIQYGLMFWDVAQGTEVLRLAREVIPGLSRDFNVVIAGLSAPPLPFVPEEHHFRTGYALVVTGFGSPEGHAEVLDRLRAALPPLFEVATPMPYVALQQSLDEANAWGHHVYEKTSYLEDLTDDAIAVLVEHLDRKQSPLSVNLFYRLDEAYSEVPENATAFAGGRSPRYATFIVGAGRTPAQFPAEREWVRTFWSALQPHVIAGEGYVNALGQDGLDSSTLYGEKYERLARIKAEYDPGNVFHRNSNIKPA
- a CDS encoding acyl carrier protein, producing MSELTRAQIRDLMGEVMKAQGKELPGDDSADLREIGFRSLDFSELALRVEDEIGDELNFDAPGLRQIAKVGDVLDFIEQLQSA
- a CDS encoding DUF2786 domain-containing protein, whose product is MSEAEVLQVLQRATVAVQPELHLPDLGRYDEQDQALVDRVVGKYLTDLLRTSWERGWTPMDVVQHARRRLEPGVEPLLAAVIGAEHRAYKPSTIDSRWSDQLADLGLQHPFDDLDLTSWSAERRIGRYLTLDLTLQLAGFLYRLQAMARLSPLPGTAQPKTAHRTQQSGTDRKMLARVRALLAKAEATEFPDEAEALSGKAQELMAKFSLDHALLDAGPDLELPDDSGARRIWVETPYVTAKAQLVGVVADANGCRTVTQDQLAVVTIVGADLDLQLTELLATSLLVQANRAMLASGKHYGIRGESRTRSFRQSFLMAYAQRIGERLQATAEKARSAVPEADQDRLLPVLSRREEQVDALFTKLFPETVTRRTRITNGAGWHAGLSAADLAQLDTHRPVTR
- a CDS encoding AMP-binding protein, giving the protein MTAQRRSTALIGDDNTVVVGGKKLTWRTLHKLPQLPSPAAVLVDNGADALAAVRHHAVHGTELLVATSSRVDLAMREELGESGFAVVIANGDEHSVTPTRLKRVEESGRVWLLTSGSTGRPKRIGHTLESLTTVRGKQQPRTWLVPYSPGTYAWWQVITISLTQADQGLVVIEPSELETWPQIAAEYGVTAASGTPTFWRQTIFRDSEALSKVPLEQITLGGEPVDQAILDQLAELFPNARISWIYASSEVGASIVVHDGKAGFPKAWLDRDPDPESERPVLSVDGDELVIASPHHGAGLEGAHRTGDRVEFVDERVLITGRLDTDEINVGGSKVSAGLVRNVLMAHPAVAWARVFARKAPLVGRMVAAEVVLNPDLGPVTDADLVQWCTNRLPDYGVPRRIRFLAEIPQKETLKSDV